One part of the Cottoperca gobio chromosome 14, fCotGob3.1, whole genome shotgun sequence genome encodes these proteins:
- the LOC115018448 gene encoding gap junction delta-2 protein-like isoform X2, translating to MGEWTILERLLEAAVQQHSTMIGRILLTVVVIFRILIVGIVGEKVYEDEQIMFICNTMQPGCNQACYDKAFPISHIRYWVFQIILVCTPSLCFITYSVHQSAKARDRSYSLLHPYMDHHGHGGHHGRHHDHHTRKLHSRNINGILLHPDSSKEDHDCLEVKEIPNGPRGLPQTHKSSKVRRQEGISRFYVIQVVFRNALEIGFLAGQYFLYGFNVPGMFECDRYPCVKEVECYVSRPTEKTVFLVFMFAVSGICVLLNLAELNHLGWRKIKTAMRGVQARRKSICEVRKKDVSHLSQTPNLGRTQSSESAYV from the coding sequence gatcCTGCTGACAGTGGTGGTGATTTTCCGTATCCTGATCGTAGGCATAGTGGGGGAGAAGGTGTACGAAGATGAGCAAATCATGTTCATCTGTAACACCATGCAGCCCGGCTGCAACCAGGCATGTTACGACAAGGCCTTCCCCATCTCGCACATCCGCTACTGGGTCTTCCAGATCATCTTGGTGTGTACGCCCAGCTTGTGCTTCATCACATATTCTGTCCACCAGTCTGCCAAAGCACGTGACCGAAGCtactctctcctccatccttaCATGGATCACCACGGTCATGGTGGTCACCACGGCCGCCATCATGACCATCACACACGAAAGCTTCACTCTCGCAACATCAACGGCATTCTCTTGCACCCCGACAGCAGTAAAGAAGATCACGACTGCCTGGAGGTCAAGGAGATCCCCAACGGACCCCGGGGACTCCCGCAAACACACAAGAGTTCCAAAGTGCGACGACAGGAAGGCATCTCCCGTTTCTACGTCATCCAGGTGGTGTTCCGCAACGCGCTGGAGATCGGCTTCTTGGCCGGCCAGTACTTCCTGTACGGCTTCAATGTGCCAGGGATGTTTGAGTGTGATCGCTACCCGTGTGTGAAGGAGGTGGAGTGTTACGTGTCTCGTCCTACAGAAAAGACCGTGTTTCTGGTCTTTATGTTTGCAGTAAGCGGTATATGTGTGCTGCTCAACCTGGCTGAGCTCAACCACCTTGGCTGGAGGAAGATAAAGACGGCCATGCGAGGGGTGCAGGCTCGAAGGAAGTCCATCTGTGAAGTGCGCAAGAAGGATGTTTCACACCTGTCCCAGACCCCAAACCTGGGCAGGACTCAGTCTAGTGAGTCAGCCTACGTCTGA